The nucleotide window GGGTCAAGGAGTACGCCTACTACGCGGGGCTGGCGATCGGCGCCGCCCATATGGCCGGCCACCACGACGACGTGTGGGCGCTCGCCCTGGGCGCGATGGTGCTCCAGACCTGCCGGCACGTGGTCGACTTCGCGTTCACCGAGGCCAACCACGACGCCACCGCCAACACCAGCCCCACCGCCGCCCTCTCCGACCGGCTCGACAGCGTCGGCTGGACGGTGTGGGCCCGCCGCATGATCGTGCTCCCCATCGGCGAACGCTGGGCCATGATCGCCGTGCTCACCGCGGTCACCACCCCGCGCGTCGTCTTCCTCGTGCTGCTGATCGGCTGCGCGCTGGCCGCCTGCTACACCACCGCCGGCCGGGTGCTGCGCTCGCTGACCCGGCGGGCCCGCCGCACCGACCGGGCCGCCGTGGCCCTGGCCGACCTGGCCGACAGCGGTGCGCTCGCGCGGCTGCTCGCGCGCCCGGTGCGGGGGCTCCCGCCGTTCGGCGCGCCGGCGTGCGCCCTGCTCGGCTCGGCGGTGGCGGTGGCCACCGCCTGGCTGGCCCCGGCGGGCAGCTGGTGGCCGGTGCTCGGCGCCGCCTGCTACGTGGTGATCTCCGGGATCGCCGTCGCCGCGCCGCTGAAGGGGGCGCTCGACTGGCTCGTGCCGCCGTTCTTCCGCGCCGCGGAGTACACCGTGATCCTGGCGCTCGCCGCGCGCTCCGGCGTACCCGGTGCGCTTCCGGCGGCGTTCGGCCTGGTGGCGGCGGTCGCCTACCATCACTACGACACGGTGTACCGCATACGCGGCGGCACCGGTGCGCCGCCGCGAGCCCTGATCCGGGCCATCGGCGGGCACGAGGGGCGGTTGCCGGCCGTCACCGTGCTGGCCGCGCTGCTCGCGCACACCCACGCTCTCACTACGGCGCTGGCGGCCCTGGCCGGGATTCTGGCGCTGGTGGTGCTCACCGAGTCCATCCGTTTCTGGATCTCGGCCGGAGCACCCGCGGTACACGACGAAACAGGAGAACCCACATGATCGGCCTCGTGCTGGCGGCCGGCGCCGGACGGCGTCTGCGCCCCTACACCGACACCCTGCCGAAGGCCCTCGTCCCCGTCGACGGCGAGACCACCGTGCTCGACCTCACGCTGGGCAACTTCGCCGAGGTCGGTCTGACGGACGTGGCCGTGGTCATCGGGTACCGCGGCGAGGCCGTGCGCGAGCGCCAGGCCGCGCTGGAGAAGAAGTACGGCGTCAAGCTCCACCTGGTCGTCAACGACAAGGCCGAGGAGTGGAACAACGCCTACTCGCTGTGGTGCGCCCGGGACGTCCTCAAGGAGGGCGTGATCCTGGCCAACGGCGACACCGTCCACCCGGTCTCGGTGGAGCAGACCCTGCTCGGGGCCCGCGGCGCCGGGCGCGAGATCGTCCTCGCCCTCGACACGGTCAAGAAGCTGGCCGACGAGGAGATGAAGGTCGTCACCGCCGACGGCCAGGGGGTGCGCCGGATCACCAAGCTGATGGACCCGGCCGAGGCCACCGGTGAGTACATCGGCGTCACCCTCATCGAGCCGCAGGCCGCCGAGGCGCTGGCCGACGCGCTGAAGGCCACCTTCGAGCGCGACCCGCAGCTGTACTACGAGGACGGCTACCAGGAGCTGGTGAACCGCGGCTTCCAGGTCGACGT belongs to Streptantibioticus cattleyicolor NRRL 8057 = DSM 46488 and includes:
- a CDS encoding DUF5941 domain-containing protein, whose translation is MTTAILTGPPVAASPLDDDLRALGFDVVRADGPGELADRLAAVPAGARVAVVDPRFVGHRHALRLALTDPRFPAGAVPGALGVAPEGRPALQRAVTSLTRPAPVPATSVPAGSGAPAPAAADATVPAQTRTSRPRPTDLPGVLAERLADAGVAVHQVDLGVLTATVPADEAARTAAAEAVAAVDDERVRLRSAVKSRDGFFTTFCISPYSRYLARWCARRGLTPNQVTTASLLVALVAAGCAATGTRPGFVAAGVLLIASFVLDCTDGQLARYSLRYSTLGAWLDATFDRVKEYAYYAGLAIGAAHMAGHHDDVWALALGAMVLQTCRHVVDFAFTEANHDATANTSPTAALSDRLDSVGWTVWARRMIVLPIGERWAMIAVLTAVTTPRVVFLVLLIGCALAACYTTAGRVLRSLTRRARRTDRAAVALADLADSGALARLLARPVRGLPPFGAPACALLGSAVAVATAWLAPAGSWWPVLGAACYVVISGIAVAAPLKGALDWLVPPFFRAAEYTVILALAARSGVPGALPAAFGLVAAVAYHHYDTVYRIRGGTGAPPRALIRAIGGHEGRLPAVTVLAALLAHTHALTTALAALAGILALVVLTESIRFWISAGAPAVHDETGEPT
- a CDS encoding phosphocholine cytidylyltransferase family protein, producing the protein MIGLVLAAGAGRRLRPYTDTLPKALVPVDGETTVLDLTLGNFAEVGLTDVAVVIGYRGEAVRERQAALEKKYGVKLHLVVNDKAEEWNNAYSLWCARDVLKEGVILANGDTVHPVSVEQTLLGARGAGREIVLALDTVKKLADEEMKVVTADGQGVRRITKLMDPAEATGEYIGVTLIEPQAAEALADALKATFERDPQLYYEDGYQELVNRGFQVDVAPIGEVSWVEIDNHDDLERAREIACQY